The following coding sequences lie in one Maribacter forsetii DSM 18668 genomic window:
- a CDS encoding M14 family metallopeptidase, translating to MKELNYNDIYVSEISGRYINYDHLNEFINALPQEFKIKEEGKSVRSESIKSIEFGNGSHRILMWSQMHGNESTTTKATIDLLNYFKKDSTHINEILKACTIKIIPILNPDGARVYTRVNANRIDLNRDAQDLTQPESRVLKRVYENFKPDFCFNLHDQRTIFNVGETNKPATVSFLAPAFDQERNNSPSRKISMQLIAAMNSTLQEEIPGQVGRYDDGFNANCVGDAFQMKKTPTILFEAGHYSNDYNRDMTRGYIFKALLKALDTIAYNKILDYTVKQYEAIPENGKQFVDILVLNPDFTVNKLTKSGIVAIQYKEVLKDKKLEFVTGLHVFEKEPTEIFGHKTLNCNDEKDMEWLKSNDLLNLLV from the coding sequence ATGAAGGAATTGAATTATAATGATATTTATGTCTCGGAAATTTCTGGACGATATATTAATTACGACCATTTAAATGAATTTATAAATGCACTGCCGCAGGAATTTAAAATTAAAGAAGAAGGTAAATCTGTACGCAGTGAATCTATAAAAAGTATTGAGTTTGGAAATGGTTCTCATCGTATTTTAATGTGGTCACAAATGCACGGTAATGAATCTACCACTACCAAAGCTACTATAGATTTATTGAACTATTTTAAAAAAGATTCTACGCATATAAATGAAATTTTAAAAGCATGCACTATAAAAATAATACCCATTTTAAATCCTGATGGTGCTCGGGTCTACACTAGAGTCAATGCAAATAGAATTGATCTTAATAGGGATGCGCAAGATTTAACTCAACCTGAAAGCCGTGTTTTAAAGAGAGTGTATGAAAATTTTAAACCAGACTTTTGTTTTAACCTACATGATCAACGCACCATATTTAATGTTGGTGAAACGAACAAGCCTGCAACAGTATCATTTTTGGCTCCGGCATTTGATCAAGAACGAAACAATTCGCCTTCACGTAAAATAAGTATGCAATTAATTGCTGCTATGAATAGTACGTTACAAGAAGAAATTCCCGGACAAGTTGGTAGGTATGATGATGGGTTTAATGCTAATTGCGTTGGCGATGCCTTTCAAATGAAAAAAACACCTACTATACTGTTTGAGGCAGGTCATTATAGTAATGATTACAACAGGGATATGACCAGGGGTTATATTTTTAAAGCTTTATTAAAAGCTTTAGATACTATTGCTTATAATAAAATTTTAGATTATACAGTAAAACAATATGAAGCTATTCCAGAAAATGGAAAGCAATTTGTAGACATTTTAGTTCTCAATCCAGATTTTACTGTAAATAAATTGACCAAAAGCGGTATTGTTGCTATACAGTATAAAGAAGTATTAAAAGATAAGAAATTGGAATTTGTGACAGGCCTACACGTTTTTGAAAAAGAACCAACAGAGATTTTTGGTCATAAAACCTTGAATTGCAATGATGAAAAAGATATGGAATGGCTAAAAAGTAACGATTTGTTGAATCTACTTGTGTGA
- a CDS encoding proline dehydrogenase family protein translates to MDQIFENTATAFALKTDSELERAYFLFKMISNEPLVKMGSVITNFAFKAHLPVESLIRATVFDHFCGGVNERDCLPVVDRMWEKGVCSVLDYSVEGKEEEDPFDTATEIILTILDFVKEKEAIPYAVFKPTGFGRFALYQKISEKKKLTTAEEAEWQRVVNRFDKVCKKAHDLEVSLLIDGEESWMQDAADNLAEDMMRKYNKKKRIVFNTLQTYRWDRLPYLKSLQERAVKDGFLVGMKVVRGAYMEKENERAKEKGYTSPICKTKQETDDNFNATIEYMIDNLDSLSIFAGTHNEESCYQLMQLMEDKGVEKNNTHIWFGQLYGMSDHISYNLAANGYNVAKYLPFGPVRDVMPYLIRRADENTSVAGQTSRELSLLKKERKRRKM, encoded by the coding sequence ATGGATCAAATTTTTGAAAATACCGCAACTGCTTTTGCACTAAAAACCGATTCGGAATTAGAAAGAGCTTACTTTTTATTTAAAATGATTTCCAATGAACCGTTAGTGAAAATGGGTTCGGTAATTACCAACTTTGCATTTAAAGCTCATTTACCAGTTGAAAGTTTAATAAGAGCTACAGTTTTTGACCACTTCTGTGGTGGGGTGAACGAACGTGACTGTTTGCCTGTGGTAGACCGCATGTGGGAGAAAGGAGTATGTTCTGTACTTGATTATTCTGTTGAAGGTAAAGAAGAGGAAGATCCTTTTGATACGGCTACTGAAATTATTTTGACAATTTTAGATTTCGTGAAAGAAAAAGAAGCAATACCGTATGCCGTTTTTAAACCAACGGGTTTTGGTCGTTTTGCGCTTTATCAAAAAATTAGCGAAAAGAAAAAGCTTACTACGGCGGAAGAGGCAGAATGGCAGCGCGTGGTGAATAGGTTTGATAAAGTATGTAAGAAAGCACATGACTTAGAAGTTTCTCTTTTGATCGATGGAGAAGAAAGTTGGATGCAAGATGCGGCCGATAATTTAGCCGAGGATATGATGCGTAAGTATAATAAAAAGAAACGGATCGTTTTTAATACTTTACAAACATATAGGTGGGACCGTTTGCCATACTTAAAATCATTACAAGAACGTGCGGTTAAAGATGGGTTTTTGGTTGGTATGAAGGTAGTGCGTGGTGCTTATATGGAAAAGGAAAATGAACGTGCGAAAGAAAAAGGATATACTTCTCCGATTTGTAAAACAAAACAAGAAACGGACGATAATTTTAATGCAACTATTGAGTATATGATAGATAACCTTGATTCTCTTTCCATATTTGCCGGAACGCATAACGAAGAAAGTTGTTACCAATTAATGCAGTTAATGGAAGATAAGGGTGTTGAAAAAAATAATACTCATATTTGGTTTGGTCAGTTATATGGTATGAGCGATCATATTTCTTATAACTTGGCTGCCAACGGTTACAACGTTGCCAAATATTTACCATTTGGACCTGTACGAGATGTAATGCCGTATTTGATTAGAAGGGCAGATGAAAATACATCTGTTGCAGGGCAAACGAGTAGAGAATTGTCTTTATTGAAAAAAGAAAGAAAGCGAAGAAAAATGTAA
- the aroB gene encoding 3-dehydroquinate synthase gives MDSIISDSYAVHFNEVAFKALNTHLADKKYSIVFILVDENTHELCLPNFMAEINGEYQFEIIEIESGEINKNIETCVGVWEALSELGADRKSVMINLGGGVLTDMGGFIASTFKRGIDFINVPTTLLSMVDASVGGKTGIDLGALKNQIGVINQPVMVLVIPDFLDTLENRQVISGFAEMLKHGLIQSNSYWEALKEANSLEDMKKHILTSIQIKNEVVLQDPTEQNIRKILNYGHTLGHAIESYFLENESKEMLLHGEAIAVGMILEGYLSHKLLGLSEQSLDDIKTTFLDKYDKVDFSYTDIENILKLMKYDKKNSHGKVNFVLLKTIGEPIIDIEIPVELFTEAFAYYKV, from the coding sequence ATGGATTCTATAATTTCAGATTCTTACGCAGTACATTTCAATGAGGTAGCTTTTAAAGCTTTAAACACCCATCTAGCAGATAAAAAATATTCCATCGTTTTTATTCTGGTTGATGAGAACACCCATGAGCTTTGTTTACCAAATTTTATGGCAGAAATTAATGGGGAATATCAATTTGAAATTATTGAAATAGAATCAGGCGAAATCAATAAAAATATTGAAACCTGTGTTGGGGTATGGGAAGCTTTATCAGAATTGGGAGCTGACCGAAAAAGCGTGATGATCAACTTAGGAGGCGGAGTTCTTACGGATATGGGAGGCTTTATTGCTTCGACCTTTAAAAGAGGTATAGACTTCATAAACGTACCTACTACCCTATTATCTATGGTAGATGCCTCTGTTGGCGGCAAAACAGGAATAGACCTAGGCGCTTTAAAAAACCAAATAGGTGTTATAAATCAACCGGTAATGGTACTAGTCATTCCTGATTTTCTAGATACCCTAGAAAATAGGCAAGTTATTAGTGGTTTTGCAGAAATGCTAAAACACGGACTTATTCAAAGTAATAGCTATTGGGAAGCATTAAAAGAAGCAAATAGCTTAGAGGATATGAAGAAGCATATTCTTACTTCTATCCAAATAAAAAATGAGGTAGTACTGCAAGACCCTACAGAACAAAATATACGCAAGATTTTAAACTATGGTCATACCCTAGGTCATGCTATAGAGTCTTATTTTCTGGAGAACGAATCAAAGGAAATGTTATTACATGGCGAAGCTATTGCAGTAGGTATGATTTTAGAAGGGTATCTTTCACACAAACTTTTAGGACTATCAGAGCAATCACTAGATGATATTAAAACGACTTTTTTAGATAAGTATGATAAAGTTGACTTTTCTTATACTGACATTGAGAACATTTTAAAGTTGATGAAATATGATAAGAAAAATTCTCACGGAAAAGTCAATTTTGTACTCTTAAAAACTATTGGTGAGCCAATAATAGATATTGAAATTCCCGTAGAATTATTCACCGAAGCTTTTGCTTACTACAAAGTTTAA
- a CDS encoding TerC family protein has translation MFEIFTNLDAWIALLTLTFLEIVLGIDNIIFISIAAGKLDSAQRKKATNIGLVLAMVMRIVLLFGITLLTSMKKPFWVFDNNWITGGISGQGIILFLGGLFLLYKSTKEIHEKVEDKGHDEREVKKARSTSLTNAILQITVINIVFSFDSILTAIGMTNGISPNPNDALVLMIVAVVISVVIMMLFANPVGEFVNRHPSIQILGLSFLILIGFMLIAESAHLCHLVVFGNEVGTIPKGYLYFSIAFSLMVEFFDLRMKKNKKPITKVED, from the coding sequence ATGTTCGAGATTTTCACTAATCTAGATGCCTGGATTGCACTACTTACCCTAACGTTTCTTGAAATTGTTTTAGGAATAGATAATATTATTTTCATTTCTATAGCCGCAGGAAAACTAGATTCAGCACAACGAAAAAAAGCAACCAACATAGGTCTTGTATTAGCAATGGTTATGCGTATTGTATTATTATTTGGTATAACACTACTTACTTCAATGAAAAAGCCATTTTGGGTATTTGATAATAATTGGATCACTGGTGGAATAAGTGGACAAGGTATTATCCTTTTCTTAGGCGGATTGTTTCTTCTCTACAAAAGTACCAAGGAAATTCATGAAAAAGTTGAAGATAAAGGTCACGATGAACGTGAAGTCAAAAAGGCTAGGTCAACATCATTGACCAATGCTATACTCCAAATAACGGTAATAAACATTGTGTTTTCATTTGATTCCATACTAACGGCAATAGGGATGACCAACGGAATTTCACCTAACCCAAACGATGCACTTGTTTTAATGATTGTTGCAGTAGTCATTTCTGTAGTCATTATGATGTTATTCGCCAACCCCGTGGGTGAGTTCGTTAACAGACACCCTTCCATACAAATTCTTGGGCTATCGTTCTTAATACTGATTGGCTTTATGCTTATAGCAGAATCAGCACATTTATGTCACTTGGTTGTATTTGGCAATGAAGTTGGCACCATACCAAAAGGTTATCTGTATTTCTCAATAGCATTCTCCTTAATGGTTGAGTTCTTTGACCTACGAATGAAAAAGAATAAAAAACCAATTACTAAAGTAGAAGATTAA
- a CDS encoding DinB family protein → MTVKDLQEDELQFFYSTYLKTLDGQEDLKSALLKGRKSFEDLVHGLTDEQFLFSYGEGKWTVAEVLVHLIDTERVFQYRAFRISRNDKTPLPGFDHNIFVEESKANQRTKEDILAEYLSVRDTSISLFDTMLDENLKRVGTASGIPWSVAALGLVISGHQQHHENILQERYFN, encoded by the coding sequence ATGACGGTTAAAGATTTACAGGAAGACGAATTGCAATTTTTTTATAGTACTTATTTAAAAACTCTTGACGGGCAAGAAGATTTAAAATCTGCTTTATTAAAAGGGAGAAAAAGTTTTGAAGATTTAGTTCATGGATTAACCGATGAACAATTTCTATTTAGCTATGGAGAAGGTAAATGGACTGTTGCTGAAGTTTTAGTGCACTTAATTGACACTGAGCGCGTATTTCAATATAGGGCATTTAGAATATCTAGAAATGACAAAACACCTTTACCGGGTTTTGATCATAATATTTTTGTGGAAGAGAGCAAAGCAAATCAACGTACAAAAGAAGATATTTTAGCCGAATATCTTTCCGTTCGTGATACGTCAATTAGTTTGTTTGACACAATGCTTGATGAAAATTTAAAAAGAGTAGGGACCGCGAGTGGTATTCCTTGGTCAGTTGCTGCTTTAGGCTTGGTAATAAGCGGTCATCAACAGCACCATGAAAATATACTGCAAGAACGTTATTTCAATTAA
- a CDS encoding helix-turn-helix domain-containing protein, which produces MLDTTSFLSRLKAILAHNELSSAAFADLINVQRSSISHLLNGRNKPSLEFIMKVNDAFPEVDLQWLLYGTGSFPNTEITPNPSPTITKKEKIEKDTDKKLERIIMFYNDGTFKTYTEF; this is translated from the coding sequence ATGCTAGACACCACTTCTTTTCTTTCAAGATTAAAGGCTATTTTAGCACACAACGAACTCTCATCTGCAGCGTTTGCAGATTTAATTAATGTGCAACGTTCTAGTATTTCTCATTTACTGAACGGAAGAAACAAGCCAAGTTTAGAATTCATCATGAAGGTAAACGATGCTTTTCCTGAGGTAGATTTACAATGGCTATTGTACGGCACAGGCAGCTTTCCTAATACCGAAATAACACCTAATCCCTCCCCAACAATTACCAAAAAAGAAAAAATTGAAAAAGACACCGACAAAAAATTAGAACGAATAATAATGTTTTATAATGATGGTACTTTTAAAACGTATACCGAGTTTTAA
- a CDS encoding Lrp/AsnC family transcriptional regulator, translating to MGKVKLDEIDHQILDMLIDNTRTPFTDIAKKLLISAGTVHVRVKKMEEAGIIKGSSLTLDYVKLGYAFIAYVGIFLEKTHQTKFVLERLNQIPNVTIAHITTGKFNIFCKIRAKDTTHAKNIIFKIDDIDGISRTETMISLEESFNDKKRLMHTIFNEL from the coding sequence ATGGGCAAAGTCAAATTAGACGAAATAGACCACCAAATTCTGGATATGTTGATTGACAACACCAGAACTCCTTTTACTGATATTGCAAAGAAACTTCTTATATCTGCCGGAACGGTACATGTAAGGGTTAAGAAAATGGAAGAAGCAGGAATCATAAAAGGTTCTTCACTTACTTTAGATTATGTAAAGTTAGGTTATGCTTTTATAGCATATGTTGGTATTTTTCTTGAAAAAACACATCAAACTAAATTTGTTTTGGAGCGTTTAAATCAAATACCAAATGTTACCATAGCACATATTACTACAGGCAAATTCAATATTTTCTGTAAGATTAGAGCAAAAGATACTACGCATGCTAAAAATATTATCTTTAAAATAGATGATATAGATGGTATTAGTAGAACAGAAACAATGATTTCATTAGAAGAAAGCTTCAACGATAAAAAACGTTTGATGCATACCATTTTTAATGAGTTATAG
- a CDS encoding DNA gyrase/topoisomerase IV subunit A → MEENDDLNEEINDNLSGENNENIDSSDALTRVSGMYKDWFLDYASYVILERAVPAIEDGFKPVQRRIMHSLKELDDGRYNKVANVVGHTMQYHPHGDASIADAMVQIGQKDLLIDTQGNWGNILTGDRAAASRYIEARLSKFALEVIFSPKITEWQASYDGRKKEPVNLPVKFPLLLAQGAEGIAVGLSTKVLAHNFVELIDASIKHLKGQRFKIYPDFPTAGIIDVTNYNDGLRGGKIRVRAKISQLDKNTLVINEIPYGTNTGSLIDSILKANDKGKIKIKKIEDNTAADVEILIHLPSGISPDRTIDALYAFTSCESSISPLGCIIEDNKPLFIGVTEMLKRSTDSTVDLLRQELEIQLKELEEQWHFASLERIFIENRIYRDIEEEETWEGVINAIDKGLALFTKHLKRAVTVEDITRLTEIRIKRISKFDLDKAQQHLESLQERIAEVKHHLANLIEFAINYFKNLKETYGKDRGRLTEIRVFDDIEATKVAIRNTKLYVNREEGFVGTSLKKDEYVTDCSDIDDIIMITSSGKMMVSKVDSKIFVGKGIIHVAVFKKKDKRTTYNLVYKDGKGGATYIKRFNVTSITRDREYDLTTGKPGSQVLYFSANPNGEAEVITVLLRQVGSVKKLKWDIDFSDVLIKGRASKGNIVTKYSVKRIELKEKGVSTLKPRKIWFDDVVRRLNVDGRGELLGEFKGDDLILVINQKGVAKTFLPVLTSHFDDDMIVLEKWIPEKPISAIYWEGEKERYYIKRFLIENENKEELFISEHPKSYLELVSTDWKPMVEIEFPKPRGKEAKENESVDVEGFISIKGIKALGNQFITEKVKNINLLDPLPYEPEVPEEVENIEVVDEESVASGDDEGKSKDEDAGSADEPTLFD, encoded by the coding sequence ATGGAAGAAAATGACGATTTGAACGAGGAAATTAACGACAACCTTTCCGGAGAGAATAATGAGAATATTGATTCTTCTGATGCATTAACCAGAGTCTCTGGCATGTATAAAGACTGGTTCTTGGATTACGCATCTTACGTAATTTTAGAGCGAGCGGTACCTGCCATTGAAGACGGATTCAAACCTGTACAGCGCCGTATCATGCATTCGTTAAAAGAACTTGATGATGGTAGATACAATAAAGTCGCCAATGTAGTTGGTCATACCATGCAATATCACCCTCATGGGGATGCTAGTATTGCTGATGCTATGGTGCAGATTGGTCAAAAAGACCTGTTAATTGATACTCAGGGTAACTGGGGTAATATTTTAACGGGTGATAGAGCAGCTGCATCGAGATATATTGAAGCGAGATTATCAAAATTTGCTTTAGAGGTTATTTTTAGCCCCAAAATTACAGAATGGCAGGCTTCTTATGATGGAAGAAAGAAGGAGCCGGTAAACTTGCCGGTAAAATTCCCTCTGTTATTAGCTCAAGGGGCGGAAGGTATTGCTGTTGGTTTATCTACTAAAGTACTTGCTCATAATTTTGTTGAACTAATTGATGCTTCTATTAAGCATCTAAAAGGGCAGCGATTTAAAATCTATCCTGATTTTCCTACAGCTGGTATTATAGATGTTACTAATTACAATGATGGTCTTAGGGGCGGTAAAATTAGAGTCCGCGCAAAAATATCTCAGTTAGATAAGAATACGCTAGTAATCAATGAGATACCTTATGGTACCAATACTGGTAGTTTAATAGATTCAATTTTAAAAGCTAATGACAAGGGTAAGATAAAAATCAAGAAAATAGAGGACAATACTGCCGCCGATGTTGAGATTTTAATACATCTTCCATCGGGTATTTCTCCAGATAGAACTATTGATGCCTTGTATGCTTTTACCTCTTGTGAATCTTCTATTTCTCCTCTTGGGTGTATTATAGAAGACAACAAGCCTTTATTTATTGGAGTAACTGAAATGCTTAAGCGGTCTACCGATTCTACGGTAGATTTGTTGAGACAAGAGCTAGAAATTCAACTTAAAGAGTTAGAAGAGCAGTGGCATTTTGCGTCATTAGAGCGAATTTTTATTGAAAATCGTATTTATCGTGATATCGAGGAAGAGGAAACTTGGGAAGGGGTAATAAATGCTATTGATAAAGGTTTGGCTCTTTTTACGAAACACTTAAAACGTGCGGTAACTGTAGAAGATATTACTAGACTTACAGAAATTCGTATTAAAAGGATATCTAAGTTCGATTTAGATAAGGCTCAACAGCATCTAGAAAGTCTTCAAGAGCGTATTGCAGAGGTTAAGCATCATTTAGCTAATCTCATTGAATTTGCCATTAACTACTTTAAAAATCTAAAAGAAACCTACGGTAAGGATAGAGGTCGTTTGACTGAAATTCGTGTTTTCGATGATATTGAAGCTACAAAAGTTGCTATCAGGAATACGAAACTTTATGTCAATAGGGAAGAAGGTTTTGTGGGTACTTCGTTAAAGAAAGATGAGTATGTGACGGATTGTAGTGATATTGATGATATTATCATGATTACCAGTTCTGGTAAAATGATGGTGTCAAAAGTAGATTCTAAAATATTTGTGGGTAAAGGTATTATCCACGTTGCGGTATTTAAGAAAAAAGATAAACGTACTACCTATAATTTAGTTTACAAAGATGGTAAAGGTGGGGCTACATATATTAAACGCTTTAATGTTACAAGCATAACGAGGGATAGGGAGTATGATTTAACTACTGGTAAGCCGGGGTCTCAAGTATTGTATTTTTCTGCTAACCCAAATGGTGAAGCTGAAGTAATAACGGTTTTATTACGTCAGGTAGGTAGTGTTAAAAAGTTGAAGTGGGATATTGACTTTTCTGATGTTCTCATCAAAGGAAGGGCATCAAAAGGAAATATTGTTACCAAATATTCTGTTAAGCGTATAGAATTGAAAGAAAAAGGGGTTTCTACCCTTAAGCCAAGAAAAATTTGGTTCGATGATGTTGTACGAAGATTGAATGTAGATGGAAGAGGTGAATTATTAGGGGAATTTAAGGGGGATGATCTAATCTTGGTTATAAATCAAAAAGGGGTTGCAAAAACCTTTCTGCCAGTACTTACTTCTCATTTTGATGATGACATGATCGTATTGGAGAAATGGATACCTGAAAAACCTATTTCAGCTATTTATTGGGAAGGTGAAAAGGAGCGATATTATATCAAGAGGTTTTTGATCGAAAACGAAAACAAAGAAGAATTGTTTATTTCCGAGCATCCAAAATCATATTTGGAACTTGTTTCTACAGATTGGAAACCCATGGTTGAAATTGAATTTCCTAAACCAAGAGGTAAGGAAGCAAAAGAAAATGAATCTGTTGATGTTGAAGGTTTTATATCGATTAAGGGTATTAAAGCTTTAGGTAATCAGTTTATTACGGAGAAGGTTAAGAATATAAATCTTCTTGATCCGTTACCGTATGAGCCAGAGGTTCCTGAAGAGGTTGAGAATATTGAAGTGGTAGATGAAGAATCTGTAGCGTCTGGTGATGATGAAGGAAAGTCTAAAGATGAAGATGCCGGGTCGGCAGATGAACCAACATTATTTGATTAG
- a CDS encoding sterol desaturase family protein, giving the protein MDFTNPLVYGAPAFIAFILLELTYSKTHGDDDLYDWKDFAASSAMGIGSAIIGPLLKVILLVVLFEYAYELFNPLVDGVRTNIMGYESFGYAWYVWLLCQLADDFTYYWFHRANHEIRILWAAHIVHHSSDNFNLGTAIRNGWFTLLYKPFFYVWMPIIGFPVEMVVVCLAIESFWQFQLHSQYVPKMGFIEKIFNTHTMHQVHHAQNVEYLDKNHGGFLNFFDKIFGTWKEYDENIDVKFGVIHAPNSNNPIVILTHEFKDIWADTKKSKKLSHKLMYIFGPPGWSHDGSTMTVKQQQRLFKEQKEANPSVSFDRPN; this is encoded by the coding sequence ATGGATTTCACTAACCCTCTGGTGTATGGCGCACCAGCTTTTATTGCCTTTATTTTATTAGAATTGACCTATAGTAAAACTCATGGAGATGATGATCTTTATGATTGGAAAGATTTTGCAGCAAGTAGCGCAATGGGAATTGGGTCGGCAATTATTGGCCCTTTGCTTAAAGTAATTTTATTAGTTGTTCTTTTTGAATATGCTTATGAACTGTTTAACCCACTGGTAGACGGTGTAAGAACTAATATTATGGGGTATGAGTCTTTTGGCTACGCTTGGTATGTTTGGTTACTTTGTCAATTGGCGGATGATTTTACATATTATTGGTTTCATAGAGCTAATCATGAAATTAGAATTCTTTGGGCGGCACATATAGTGCACCATTCATCTGACAACTTTAATTTAGGTACCGCTATTCGTAATGGTTGGTTTACGTTGCTTTATAAGCCCTTTTTCTATGTTTGGATGCCTATTATTGGTTTCCCGGTAGAAATGGTGGTAGTTTGTTTGGCTATTGAGTCGTTCTGGCAATTTCAACTGCATTCGCAGTACGTTCCTAAAATGGGATTTATTGAGAAAATATTTAATACGCATACAATGCATCAGGTTCACCACGCACAAAATGTGGAATACCTAGATAAAAACCATGGTGGATTCTTAAATTTCTTTGATAAGATTTTTGGTACTTGGAAAGAGTATGATGAGAATATAGATGTAAAATTTGGTGTAATACATGCTCCAAACTCTAACAATCCTATAGTTATTCTAACTCATGAGTTTAAGGATATTTGGGCAGATACCAAGAAGTCTAAAAAACTAAGTCATAAGTTGATGTACATTTTCGGACCTCCGGGATGGAGCCATGATGGAAGTACAATGACAGTTAAGCAGCAACAGCGTTTGTTTAAAGAGCAAAAAGAAGCTAATCCAAGTGTTTCCTTTGATAGGCCTAATTAA
- the mscL gene encoding large-conductance mechanosensitive channel protein MscL encodes MKKFFEEFKNFAIKGNMIDLAVGIIIGTAFNKVVSTIVSAIIMPPLSLLTDDVNLSNKKWVLREAAESVEEVAIGYGELIESLIDFGIIAFTIFVMVKFINRFKEKSEDPANKEVETPKNIAILSSMEKLLQEQNEILKNKK; translated from the coding sequence ATGAAAAAGTTTTTCGAAGAGTTTAAGAACTTTGCCATAAAAGGCAATATGATAGATTTGGCGGTAGGTATTATTATCGGTACTGCATTTAATAAAGTGGTTAGTACTATTGTATCAGCTATTATTATGCCGCCCCTTTCTTTATTGACCGATGATGTTAATCTGTCCAATAAAAAGTGGGTTCTTAGGGAAGCTGCAGAATCCGTAGAAGAGGTAGCCATAGGTTATGGTGAGTTAATTGAATCATTAATAGATTTTGGTATTATAGCGTTTACCATTTTCGTTATGGTTAAATTTATAAATAGATTTAAAGAGAAATCAGAAGACCCTGCTAATAAAGAAGTAGAAACTCCTAAAAACATTGCTATATTGTCAAGTATGGAAAAATTATTGCAGGAGCAAAATGAGATACTTAAAAATAAAAAGTAA